One genomic region from Campylobacter concisus encodes:
- a CDS encoding NAD(P)H-dependent oxidoreductase — protein MKILLINGGKKFAHSDGRLNQTLHDLACEKLAKMGHEIKQTTIDHGYDIEAEVEKFLWMEAVVWQMPAWWMGEPWIVKKYIDEVFTAGHGKLYTSDGRHRVDPTKNYGKGGLLNEKKFMLSLTWNAPAEAFSDPSEFFDARGIDGVYFHFRKANEFLGMKPLPYFMCNDVIKMPDVPRYIKEYEAHLEKVFKNTK, from the coding sequence ATGAAAATTTTACTTATAAATGGTGGTAAAAAATTTGCCCACTCAGATGGCAGACTAAATCAAACACTTCACGACCTTGCATGCGAGAAGCTCGCAAAAATGGGTCACGAGATAAAACAAACTACAATAGATCATGGCTATGATATCGAGGCTGAAGTTGAGAAATTTCTCTGGATGGAAGCGGTAGTTTGGCAGATGCCAGCTTGGTGGATGGGCGAGCCTTGGATAGTGAAAAAATATATCGATGAGGTCTTTACTGCAGGCCACGGCAAGCTTTATACGAGCGATGGCAGGCATAGGGTGGATCCAACTAAAAACTATGGCAAGGGTGGCTTGCTAAATGAAAAGAAATTTATGCTAAGCCTTACTTGGAATGCCCCAGCTGAGGCATTTAGCGATCCAAGCGAGTTTTTTGATGCGCGCGGGATCGATGGGGTTTATTTTCATTTTAGAAAGGCAAATGAGTTTTTGGGCATGAAGCCACTTCCATATTTTATGTGCAATGATGTGATCAAGATGCCAGATGTACCAAGATACATAAAAGAGTATGAAGCGCATCTTGAAAAAGTTTTTAAAAATACGAAATAG
- the purL gene encoding phosphoribosylformylglycinamidine synthase subunit PurL, which yields MDKATIQAHKISDEEYEEILKILGREPNLLELGIFSAMWSEHCSYKSSKKYLNGFPTKAPWVIQGPGENAGVIDVGDGVAAVFKMESHNHPSFIEPFQGAATGVGGILRDVFTMGARVVANMNSLRFGEIRGESELAKKHRYLLKGSVAGIGHYGNCMGIPTIGGETTFDPSFNGNILINAFALGLCKSDEIFYGKAEGVGNPVIYVGSKTGRDGLGGAVMASDSFNDENKSLRPTVQVGDPFAEKLLMEACLELFKKDYIIGIQDMGAAGLTSSSFEMAGRSGSGMKMYLDRVPMREVGMTPYELMLSESQERMLICAKKGYEQKVLEIFRKWDLDAEIIGEVTSSGVMQLYWHGELAGEIPIGPLSEAAPVLDRPVACPKYLDEIANLKIPNNVDNKTAFFKLLKEPEVLNKSFIYDQYDANIQTNTIKQPGCLGAASIRVKGTKKAVSMAAQCDPRANFVDPKIGAARAVAAAGRKVAMSGAVPLAITDCLNYGNPQNPEVMWQFKEGCEGIKEACRELNTPVVSGNVSLYNDTDGVSVYPTPAIVTVGVNEDANLNLKSTFLSEGRAIYLLGETSGEFAASLYAKALFNVVGGKLKEVDYKAERALWDLVIEANKDQILEFANSVGVGGLAITLAKMASISNIGVNCEAKFKESNFIFDESFSRAVVGVKDEAKFEALAAKFGVKFEKIGVSDGRRFKLNDIDESVDEIREIYLNEFAKIVRKED from the coding sequence ATGGATAAAGCTACCATACAAGCACATAAAATTAGCGACGAAGAGTATGAAGAGATCTTAAAAATTTTAGGCCGTGAGCCAAATTTACTAGAGCTTGGTATATTTTCAGCGATGTGGAGCGAGCACTGCAGTTACAAATCAAGTAAAAAATACCTAAACGGCTTTCCGACAAAAGCTCCTTGGGTCATCCAAGGACCTGGCGAAAATGCTGGCGTCATCGATGTTGGCGATGGGGTTGCCGCTGTTTTTAAGATGGAGAGTCACAATCACCCAAGCTTTATCGAGCCGTTTCAGGGCGCTGCAACTGGCGTTGGTGGAATTTTAAGAGATGTCTTTACGATGGGCGCAAGAGTTGTTGCGAACATGAACTCACTTCGTTTTGGCGAGATAAGAGGCGAGAGCGAGCTAGCAAAAAAGCATAGATATTTGTTAAAAGGAAGTGTCGCAGGTATCGGGCACTATGGTAACTGCATGGGTATTCCAACTATCGGCGGCGAAACTACGTTTGATCCTAGCTTTAATGGCAATATCCTAATCAACGCCTTTGCGCTTGGGCTTTGTAAAAGTGATGAAATTTTCTACGGCAAGGCCGAAGGTGTAGGCAACCCAGTCATTTACGTGGGCTCAAAGACCGGTAGAGACGGACTTGGAGGCGCCGTGATGGCGAGCGATAGCTTTAACGACGAGAATAAATCGCTTCGCCCAACGGTGCAAGTGGGCGATCCATTTGCCGAGAAGCTGCTTATGGAGGCGTGCTTAGAGCTCTTTAAAAAAGACTACATCATCGGCATCCAAGACATGGGCGCAGCAGGGCTAACAAGCTCTAGCTTTGAGATGGCTGGTAGAAGCGGCAGCGGTATGAAGATGTATCTAGACCGCGTGCCGATGCGCGAAGTTGGCATGACGCCTTATGAGCTAATGCTAAGCGAGTCTCAAGAGCGTATGCTAATATGCGCAAAAAAGGGCTATGAGCAAAAGGTGCTTGAAATTTTTAGGAAGTGGGACCTTGATGCTGAGATCATCGGTGAGGTCACAAGTAGCGGTGTGATGCAGCTTTACTGGCATGGTGAGCTTGCAGGCGAAATCCCTATCGGCCCACTTAGCGAGGCAGCTCCAGTGCTTGATCGTCCAGTCGCATGTCCAAAATACCTTGATGAGATAGCAAATTTAAAAATCCCAAATAATGTTGATAACAAAACCGCATTTTTTAAGCTTTTAAAAGAGCCAGAGGTGCTAAATAAAAGCTTTATCTACGATCAATACGATGCAAATATTCAGACAAATACTATAAAACAGCCAGGTTGCTTGGGTGCTGCAAGTATTAGGGTAAAAGGCACTAAAAAGGCCGTCTCTATGGCTGCGCAGTGCGATCCTAGAGCAAATTTCGTTGATCCAAAAATTGGCGCTGCAAGAGCAGTTGCTGCAGCTGGCAGAAAGGTAGCGATGAGTGGCGCTGTGCCACTTGCGATCACCGACTGCCTAAACTACGGCAACCCACAAAATCCAGAGGTAATGTGGCAGTTTAAAGAGGGATGTGAAGGTATAAAAGAGGCTTGCCGTGAGCTAAATACGCCAGTTGTTAGCGGTAACGTGAGCCTTTATAACGACACTGACGGCGTTAGCGTCTATCCGACACCAGCCATCGTCACAGTTGGTGTAAATGAGGATGCAAACTTAAATCTAAAAAGCACATTTTTAAGCGAGGGCAGGGCGATTTACCTACTTGGTGAGACAAGCGGGGAATTTGCTGCCTCACTTTACGCAAAGGCGCTATTTAACGTGGTTGGCGGAAAGCTAAAAGAGGTTGATTATAAAGCTGAGCGAGCCCTTTGGGATCTAGTGATAGAAGCAAATAAAGATCAAATTTTAGAGTTTGCAAATAGCGTAGGTGTGGGCGGTCTTGCTATTACACTAGCAAAAATGGCTAGTATCTCAAATATCGGCGTAAACTGCGAGGCGAAATTTAAAGAGTCAAATTTTATATTTGACGAGAGCTTTTCAAGAGCAGTTGTGGGTGTGAAAGATGAGGCTAAATTTGAAGCGCTTGCTGCTAAATTTGGTGTAAAATTTGAAAAGATCGGTGTTAGTGACGGTAGAAGATTTAAACTAAATGATATCGATGAGAGCGTGGATGAGATAAGAGAAATTTATCTAAATGAGTTTGCAAAAATCGTTAGAAAAGAGGATTAA
- the mnmE gene encoding tRNA uridine-5-carboxymethylaminomethyl(34) synthesis GTPase MnmE — MSETIAAIATAYGIGSVSIVRLSGKDALAISLKLLKLSNLEPRYAKLAKIYSLDDEILDEGIVMYFKGPASFTGEDIVEFQTHGGVMVSERILNELIRAGARLAMPGEFSKRAFLNGKMDLAKVEAMQGLITSKSEIAAKILTRQMQGDLSKFVGEIRGEVVKTLAFVETMIDYADDDLPANLLEQTKQMLLKNSEKLERIATLSEQRRGLIDGFKIAIVGKPNVGKSSILNSFLAYERAIVSDEAGTTRDRIEENFKIGSHLVRIIDTAGIRKDAGKIEQIGINYSISAINEADIILAVFDGSCPSDEQDKEIIKLVLDSNKKAFFILNKSDLAFKFDTELEDAIKISAKTDTSVVLKELESYLKTQDTDEIMLSSNRQILSCKEASEALKRAFLRLNEDELEIFAYELNTAIKALASITKPFERSEILDEMFSHFCLGK, encoded by the coding sequence ATGAGTGAAACCATTGCAGCCATTGCCACAGCTTATGGCATCGGCTCAGTTTCTATCGTAAGGCTTAGCGGCAAGGACGCCCTAGCCATCTCTTTAAAACTCCTTAAACTTTCAAATTTGGAGCCAAGATACGCAAAACTAGCCAAAATTTACTCCCTTGATGATGAAATTTTAGACGAGGGTATAGTTATGTATTTTAAAGGCCCAGCAAGCTTTACAGGTGAGGATATTGTCGAGTTTCAAACTCATGGCGGCGTTATGGTGAGTGAGAGAATTTTAAATGAGCTAATAAGAGCTGGTGCAAGGCTTGCTATGCCAGGTGAGTTTAGCAAGAGAGCGTTTTTAAATGGCAAGATGGATCTAGCTAAGGTTGAGGCGATGCAAGGGCTCATCACTTCCAAAAGTGAGATCGCAGCTAAAATTTTGACCCGCCAGATGCAGGGCGATCTTAGTAAATTTGTAGGTGAGATCAGGGGCGAAGTGGTCAAGACTCTTGCTTTTGTTGAGACAATGATTGATTATGCTGATGATGATTTGCCTGCAAATTTACTAGAGCAGACTAAGCAGATGCTTTTAAAAAATAGCGAGAAGCTAGAGCGTATAGCCACTCTTAGCGAGCAAAGAAGAGGGCTGATTGATGGCTTTAAGATCGCTATCGTTGGTAAGCCAAATGTTGGCAAAAGCTCCATTTTAAACTCGTTTTTGGCATACGAGAGAGCGATCGTTAGCGACGAGGCTGGCACGACCAGAGATAGGATAGAAGAAAATTTCAAGATCGGCTCGCATCTAGTTCGTATAATAGACACCGCAGGCATCAGAAAAGATGCTGGAAAGATCGAGCAAATCGGCATAAACTACTCAATCTCAGCCATAAACGAGGCCGACATCATCCTAGCTGTTTTTGACGGCTCTTGTCCAAGTGACGAGCAAGACAAAGAGATAATCAAGCTCGTTTTAGACTCAAATAAAAAAGCCTTTTTTATACTAAACAAAAGCGATCTGGCATTTAAATTTGATACTGAGTTAGAGGATGCGATCAAAATTTCAGCAAAAACCGATACGAGCGTAGTTTTAAAAGAGCTTGAGAGCTACCTCAAGACACAAGATACCGACGAGATCATGCTAAGCTCAAACCGCCAAATTTTAAGCTGCAAAGAGGCGAGCGAGGCTTTAAAAAGAGCGTTTTTAAGGCTAAACGAAGATGAACTAGAAATTTTCGCTTACGAGCTAAATACTGCTATAAAGGCACTTGCAAGTATCACAAAGCCATTTGAGAGAAGTGAAATTTTAGACGAGATGTTTAGCCATTTTTGTTTAGGAAAATGA
- a CDS encoding Jag N-terminal domain-containing protein gives MKIEANTLQEAFQKAAEQLNCSVTQLDIKVLQHPSSGFFGFFKRSAIIEANLENQPKPQHKPKNDKNFVKKNDENEAVKEDKKQAKKYDHSDKKRGSKKHRDEKNETKFEQKEHKNEKSNLSEKNEALAKDAFAQKSEEEAEPGYVIKRLDEPKEIKEPQAGKNAPKNILDNSIIENFNQTDEESAAQALQKEKKEKATIDFDKILPEIKDGMNRLFKASCFDISKIEVSKFDDETVLIELDGADAALLIGKEGYRYKAISYMLYNWLNSKYNLAIRLEIAQFLQNQEAMMDQYLNGVIERVQNSGRAQTKPLDGVLVKIALEKLREKFPDKYVGIKSGNDGKFVVVNDFFKK, from the coding sequence ATGAAAATAGAAGCAAATACCCTTCAAGAGGCATTTCAAAAGGCAGCTGAGCAGCTTAACTGCTCAGTAACTCAGCTTGATATAAAAGTTTTACAGCATCCAAGCAGTGGCTTTTTTGGATTTTTTAAAAGAAGTGCGATCATCGAAGCAAATTTAGAAAATCAGCCAAAACCACAACACAAGCCAAAAAATGATAAAAATTTTGTTAAAAAAAATGATGAGAATGAGGCTGTAAAAGAAGATAAAAAGCAAGCTAAAAAATACGATCATAGCGATAAAAAGCGAGGCTCTAAAAAACATAGAGATGAAAAAAACGAAACTAAATTTGAGCAAAAAGAGCATAAAAATGAAAAGTCAAATTTAAGTGAAAAAAATGAAGCTCTAGCTAAAGATGCGTTTGCTCAAAAGAGTGAAGAAGAAGCTGAACCAGGATATGTGATAAAGAGACTTGATGAGCCAAAAGAAATAAAGGAGCCACAAGCTGGTAAAAATGCTCCTAAAAATATTTTAGATAATTCTATTATTGAAAATTTTAACCAAACTGATGAAGAGAGTGCGGCTCAAGCTTTACAAAAAGAAAAAAAAGAAAAAGCAACAATCGACTTTGATAAAATTTTACCTGAGATCAAAGATGGCATGAACCGTCTTTTTAAGGCAAGTTGTTTTGATATTAGTAAAATTGAAGTTAGCAAATTTGACGATGAAACGGTGCTTATAGAGCTTGATGGTGCTGACGCGGCGCTACTTATCGGCAAAGAGGGTTATAGATATAAAGCGATATCTTACATGCTTTATAACTGGTTAAATTCAAAATACAACCTCGCTATCCGCCTTGAGATCGCGCAATTTTTGCAAAATCAAGAAGCGATGATGGATCAATATCTAAATGGCGTGATCGAGCGTGTGCAAAATAGTGGCAGAGCTCAAACAAAGCCACTTGACGGGGTTTTGGTCAAGATCGCGCTTGAGAAGCTTCGCGAGAAATTCCCAGATAAATATGTCGGCATAAAAAGCGGCAATGACGGCAAATTTGTCGTTGTAAATGACTTTTTCAAAAAATGA